In Oryza sativa Japonica Group chromosome 8, ASM3414082v1, the sequence TGCAAGAACAGGAGCTGACATCAGTGCTTGCTTGAGGGTTTGAAAAGCTGCATCTGTCACAGTATTCCAAATGAAAGGCTGACCCTTGCGCAACAGATTTGTCAATGGTTTACtgaaaataccaaaattttgcaCAAACTTTCGGTAATAACCTGCTAACCCAAGGAAGCTTCTCAAGTCCTTTAGTGACTTAGGAGTGGGCCAATCTTTAACAGCCTTTATTTTATCTTCTTCAGTAGCAACCCCATTTGGACTGATTCTGTGACCCAAATAAGACAGTTTCTGTTGAGCAAAAGAGCATTTGCTCTGTTTAACTTTCAGACCATGTTTAACCAAAATTTGGAAAACAGCCCTTAAATGGTTGATATGGTCAGCAAGAGTGCGACTGTAGATTAAGATGTCGTCAACGAACACAAGCACACAGCGTCGAAGTAATGAGGATAGAATATTGTTCATGATCCCTTGAAAAGTGGCTGGTGCACTAGTCAAGCCAAATGGAAGTACCCTAAACTCAAAATGACCATTATGAGTGCGAAATGCTGTTTTGTGTTCATCTTCAGTCTTCATTcgaatctgatgatatcccgCTCGCAAATCCAACTTTGTAAACCACTGAGCACCTGACAATTCGTCAAGTAACTCGTCAATAATTGGCAAGGGATACTTATTCTTAACTGTAATCGCGTTGAGATGGCGATAATCAACACAGAATCGCCATGATCCATCTTTCTTCTTAACCAACAGTACAGGAGATGCAAAAGGACTAGAACTGTGTTGTATGATGCCATTCTGTAACATTTCAGTCACTTGAGCTTCGATCTCATCTTTTTGGGCGGGTGTATAACGATAGGGTCTGACATTCACCGGTTGTGCCCCTGGTATTAGAGGAATTGTGTGATCGAATTGTCTTGTGGGAGGCAACCCCTTTGGTTCAGCAAAAACAGTTGCATACTCCTGAAGTAATAACTGAATTTCATTTGGTATTTCTTCAGATTCCTCATCTTGAGAGAGAGAACAAAGCTGAACCATATGGGCTACTGCCTGTTTCTGTTGCAATTGCTGCATCTCCTTAGCTGATAACAATTCACACCTAGACAGTTCAGACTGAACCCCTGTTAGAGTCACCATTGCTCCCAGCAAATTAATTCTGATAGTTTTCTGAGACCAATTAACTAACATTGGACTGTGCTCCTTCAGCAAATCCATTCCCAAAATCATGTCATAGCTGTTAAGAGGCAAAATTCTCAAAGTGGTTCTAAATCTGTGACCCTGCACTTGCCATTCACACTGAGGAATCATAGCATCACAACAGAGTGTACCACCATTAGCAACTCTGACTGACAATTGTCGAGGAAGAGATTGTATCCCTTTTAGACCAGCTGCTATCTGTGAACTGATAAAACTCACTGAGCTGCCTGAATCCACTAGAATTAACACTTGTTTTCCTTGAACTTGTCCTAAAATGCGCATAGTTCCATCTGGCTCAGAACCTTGTACTGCCTGCACTGAAATTGCCATTAGTTCACCCGTTTCAGCATCTGATATAATTGAGGTTTCCCGACTTTCCTGAGCTCCCTCCTCCATAAAGAGACTGAACAGCTCCTGAACCACATTGAGTTGAACTGAGGCTGAACACTTATGAGTAGGGGACCATTTCTCTGCACAAATATAACACAATCCCTGGGCTCGGCGATAAGCCTTGAGAGTAGTCACTTTATCTGTCGAATTTGTTGGACTGCGAACAGTATCAGTGCTTCTCTTCTCTTTAGGACGATTCATCAAAGAGAAACTTCCACTCTTCCCTGGTGGTTGCGGCAACGGCCACGGTCCCTTGCCTGCCGATCGAAAACCAGAGTTGCCTTCCATTCTCTTGACTTCCTTAACACTGGAAACTTGAGGATTCTCCAACACCTCTTCCCGTAACAAAGCAACAGACAGAGCAGTTTCGAGGGTCTTTGGTCTCTGTAAAAGTACAGGATTACGAATCTCTCTTCGCAGCCCTTCAATGAATCGATGAGTCAAATATTTTGCACTCACCCCAGGGTCATAAACTAATAGTTGATTCATTAGCTCAGCAAATCTCTCATAAAACTCCCAAACCGTTCCCGACTGCTTAATACTATCCATTTGCCTAATCAAATTTTCATGCTGGTCGCGATCAAATTTTTCCGACACAGCAGCACAAAAATCCCCCCATATAGGAAAACGCAAATGAGCTCTAGAAGATCTTAACCAAGATGCAGCCCTTCCCACAAAGTAGATGGTTGCTACCCTCACCCACAAACCAGGAAACGTGTTATTCACATCGAAATAATGCTCACACTTCATGCGCCAGTCCTGGGGATCTAACCCATCGAATTTAGGGAAATCCAACTTTGGAACACGGTGATTATATTGTCTCTCCCCAAATTCGAAGTCAATTTCTCCACCTTCAACCCCCGAACTCTCAAATTTTGGAAACTGGAAGGAGTGTGAGTCATACGTACCCTTGACCGGGGTTGGACCTAGGGTCATGTTTCCTCCTGAAGTCTTTCCCCGGTGATTCTGAAGCTGATGATGGCTTTGAGCCGATTTGCTTCCGCCCTCCACCGAGGCCATAAGAGAATTTGGCGGTGGCGTGGGCAGCAGTGGCGCCTTCCTTTCCCCGTCTGTCGACGGAACCCAAGGGGAAGACGCCGATGCGGAAGCTTGCTGTGATTTGCCAATGAGATCCAATTGCTGCTTGATCTCTTCGACCTCCCCACGCAGCTCTTGAACCGCGGCTTCCACTTGAGGTTTCCAACTGCTGGCTCCTTGTTCCAACTTGACGACCGCCGCTTGAGTCTCGGCTTGTGCATGATTCAGCGCCACCAACGACTCCTGGATCTCCAAGAGCACCTTGCCGAAATCCACGTTCTGCTTCTCCATAGCTTCGACTTGGAGTTGCAATCGAGATGTGTAGCGTGGCTTCTCCAGGGTagcggctctgataccaaattgtCACGACTTCTAAGAATTAGGGTTTAGCGAGGAGGAATTTTGGGATTGAGATGAGAACGAGAGCAGCAGAGGAAGAGGAATTTGGGGAAGAATAGCAAGAACAGGGAGAGATTTGAAGTAGTTTCAGAAAAGTGTTTCTACAATGTTCGCTTCAATCTGTTCCCTGCCGGCCTCTTATAGCACTGCGCTAATGGGCCTCTCTCACTCCCCGTGGCCCAGCCCAACATCACTGGGTCCACACACTCGAGTTATACAATCTATTAGGCTGTCTCTCCCGCGCAGACTTCCTTCTCTGCCCATTGTGTGAGATTGGTTCGTCGCCTTGATCATCCGTGCCTTTGGGTGGATCAGGTGAAGTAGTCGTCATGACACGGTAGCgcgcagagagagagagtagagagagaggggtggggaggagaaaaagaggccgagagaggggatgggaggagatcgaggagagtaaagggggagagagaataaaaacgaaaaaggaagagagagagagagtgtggaaaatttgaagtgggtgagagggaaaagagagatattttttttacggTCCACTTAAAAAGTCTGCacatgaaaatcgattttttccGTACAGCCCTCTTAAGTCGACCACACGGGATAATAAAGATTATCCTGTGCGGTCGGGTTAAGACGCCCGCATGGGAAAATgcattttcccgtgcgggcgaCAGTCCAGCGCCggtcccccccccccaattttTCGTGCGGTTCTAGTTATGGGCCGCATGGAAACAAAAGGGGTGGCGTCCAGGTAAAACTATCATGTAGTAGTGGGGGTGCTAGGAAAAACTAAATATGTTGTAGTAATTCCCTACTTAATTCATTATGGGACTGTTTGGTTGGGACTAAATTTTTTAGTCCCTGttatatcggatgtttgaacattaattagaagtattaaacgtaaattaTTGACAAAATCCATTTCATAATTCTGGACTTATTTGCGAGACTaatttattgagcctaattaatccatgattagcctatgtgatgctaaacatgtgctaattatggattaattaggcttaaaaattaaaatttatcaCGTGAATTAgcatttatttatataattaatttttgtaagtagtttatgtttaatactcaAAATTAATGTCcaaaacatctgatgtgataggGATTAAAGTTAGAGTTATAGTTAGATATATAATTGCCAATTCGATCTCAAAATTGTCTCGAGTTTTAAGCTAGGTTGCTGGATTGGTGCAGAGCTCTATGCCTCTATCTCGTTTGTCCATTTTGGCTGTTACATCTTCCGCTCAATGTTTATCTGCATATGTTGATGGAATTATTCCTGTAGTCGACACGATAAATGGACATGGGATGGAGGAATGCATGGTCTTCAGTCGGACTATCATTGCGTGCAATTCGAGGTAAAACCCTAATTATTAGTTCTGTATATGAtgcttggtttttattattACTAACTGTGTTACGTGATCAATTTACATACAATTAATTATCGGATAAATTGCACTTGACATGAATAATTCCATGGCAATTACCATGAACTGAACTAAAGGCTAGTAGAATTCTCCCTGTGGGTAGTCAGGCACATGGATAATTCCATTAGAGTGATGAAATTAATATACGAGGGAAtttcttatatgccactgaaaatttatCGGTGGCCTTATATTCCACTTGAAATTAGCTCTTTCATGCTATGAAATTAGCTCTTTTTCTTATATGCCATCGACTTATACCGTGCGTTGACGTTATACATCCATagttaaaaaaacacatttactcttaaaaaaaacacatttacCCCTCTAAGATTTATCAACTAGTTATAATATGACAACTATT encodes:
- the LOC107281950 gene encoding uncharacterized protein, producing MEKQNVDFGKVLLEIQESLVALNHAQAETQAAVVKLEQGASSWKPQVEAAVQELRGEVEEIKQQLDLIGKSQQASASASSPWVPSTDGERKAPLLPTPPPNSLMASVEGGSKSAQSHHQLQNHRGKTSGGNMTLGPTPVKGTYDSHSFQFPKFESSGVEGGEIDFEFGERQYNHRVPKLDFPKFDGLDPQDWRMKCEHYFDVNNTFPGLWVRVATIYFVGRAASWLRSSRAHLRFPIWGDFCAAVSEKFDRDQHENLIRQMDSIKQSGTVWEFYERFAELMNQLLVYDPGVSAKYLTHRFIEGLRREIRNPVLLQRPKTLETALSVALLREEVLENPQVSSVKEVKRMEGNSGFRSAGKGPWPLPQPPGKSGSFSLMNRPKEKRSTDTVRSPTNSTDKVTTLKAYRRAQGLCYICAEKWSPTHKCSASVQLNVVQELFSLFMEEGAQESRETSIISDAETGELMAISVQAVQGSEPDGTMRILGQVQGKQVLILVDSGSSVSFISSQIAAGLKGIQSLPRQLSVRVANGGTLCCDAMIPQCEWQVQGHRFRTTLRILPLNSYDMILGMDLLKEHSPMLVNWSQKTIRINLLGAMVTLTGVQSELSRCELLSAKEMQQLQQKQAVAHMVQLCSLSQDEESEEIPNEIQLLLQEYATVFAEPKGLPPTRQFDHTIPLIPGAQPVNVRPYRYTPAQKDEIEAQVTEMLQNGIIQHSSSPFASPVLLVKKKDGSWRFCVDYRHLNAITVKNKYPLPIIDELLDELSGAQWFTKLDLRAGYHQIRMKTEDEHKTAFRTHNGHFEFRVLPFGLTSAPATFQGIMNNILSSLLRRCVLVFVDDILIYSRTLADHINHLRAVFQILVKHGLKVKQSKCSFAQQKLSYLGHRISPNGVATEEDKIKAVKDWPTPKSLKDLRSFLGLAGYYRKFVQNFGIFSKPLTNLLRKGQPFIWNTVTDAAFQTLKQALMSAPVLAMPDFSLPFVVETDASDKGIGAVLMQNDHPIAFLSKALGPRHWGLSTYDKESLAIMMAVDHWRSYLQHDEFFIRTDHRSLSFLAEQRLTTPWQHKALTKLLGLQYKIIYKKGADNNAADALSRCPVPESVALSALSVCVPEWTQEVIEGYHQDPDSASKVQTLCINSSAIPDFTLKNGLLYFKGRMWIGHNVPVQQKILANLHTAAIGGHSGITVTYHRIRQLFAWTGLRADVAKFVQQCDICQKAKVEHVKYPGALQPLPVPEQSWQIVSLDFIEALDIAEAYMQHIHRLHGLPEALISDPAAACTAPELVDWLHERDKMQTLIREHVLRAQMRMKHQADLKRSERSFSVGDWVLAKVGTVAYRLALPDSSLIHPVVHVSQLKKALAPVERVQSHLPVLPADEAADISPCQVLNHRLVRKGAKLVKQVQVCWSRQDPAAVTWENLQELRQRFPQAEAWGQASFQGGENVMTTTSSDPPKGTDDQGDEPISHNG